One genomic region from Sylvia atricapilla isolate bSylAtr1 chromosome 16, bSylAtr1.pri, whole genome shotgun sequence encodes:
- the RBM12 gene encoding RNA-binding protein 12, with amino-acid sequence MAVVIRLQGLPIVAGTMDIRHFFSGLTIPDGGVHIVGGELGEAFIVFATDEDARLGMMRTGGTIKGSKVTLLLSSKTEMQNMIELSRRRFETANLDMPPANASRSGPPPSSGMSGRVNLPTTVPNFNNPSPSVVTASTTVHESNKNISTFSTASIGTAPPSLGSTFGSPTFSSTIPSTASPLNTVPPPPIPPIPAMPSLPPMPSIPPIPVPPPVPTLPPVPPVPPIPPVPPVPPMTPLPPISGMPPMNPPPVAPLPTGMNGSGAAVNMNSGLNPLFIGPMNPVNPIQMNSQGSVKPIPINPDDLYVSVHGMPFTATESDVKDFFLGLRVDAVHMLKDHVGRNNGNGLVKFFSPQDTFEALKRNRMLMIQRYVEVSPATERQWVAAGGHITFKQTMGPSGQAHPPTQAHPRSKSPTGQKRSRSRSPHEHGFCVYLKGLPFESENKHVIDFFKKLDIVEDSIYIAYGPNGKAIGEGFVEFRNEADYKAALCHHKQYIGNRFIQVHPITKKAMLEKIDTIRKRLQNFSYDQREILMNAEGESGLPKLCAHISNIPYNITKIEILQFLEGLAVEENSVQILVDNNGQGLGQALVQFKAEDDARKAERLHRKKLNGRDVNLRLITVEEMRDIERNPPSQGKKILKIPIQGNVSVPGPQGPGGDEHAFLGGNAKEANNGPPFNFPGNFSGSGTFGPPLPPPGIGGFPDSRPGIPTVAASGLPGAGIEVPGFAGGPANLSGPAGFAGGPQTFGNGPGNLSGPPAFGAGPPAIASGLGHLSGPPGFGPGPGNIHIGGPPGFGTGSGKPGPTVIKVQNMPFTVSVDEILDFFYGYQVIPGSVCLKYNEKGMPTGEAMVAFESRDEAMAAVVDLNDRPIGSRKVKLVLG; translated from the coding sequence ATGGCTGTGGTCATCCGCTTGCAAGGTCTCCCGATTGTGGCGGGGACCATGGACATTCGCCACTTCTTCTCTGGATTGACCATTCCTGATGGGGGCGTGCATATTGTAGGGGGTGAACTGGGTGAGGCTTTCATCGTTTTTGCCACTGATGAAGATGCAAGGCTTGGTATGATGCGCACAGGTGGTACAATTAAAGGGTCAAAAGTAACGTTGTTGCTGAGcagtaaaactgaaatgcagaacaTGATAGAACTCAGTCGTAGGCGTTTTGAAACTGCCAATCTAGATATGCCACCAGCAAATGCTAGCAGGTCGGGACCACCACCTAGTTCTGGAATGAGTGGAAGGGTTAACTTACCTACTACTGTACCTAATTTTAATAATCCTTCTCCTAGTGTAGTAACTGCTTCTACTACAGTGCatgaaagcaataaaaacataTCCACATTTTCTACTGCCAGTATTGGGACTGCACCTCCAAGTCTTGGGAGTACCTTTGGTAGTCCAACATTTAGCTCAACTATACCTAGCACAGCATCCCCACTGAACACGGTACCTCCTCCACCAATCCCTCCTATCCCGGCTATGCCATCTTTGCCACCAATGCCTTCTATTCCCCCTATACCTGTTCCACCTCCTGTACCCACACTGCCTCCTGTTCCTCCAGTTCCTCCAATACCCCCTGTACCCCCTGTACCTCCAATGACGCCCCTGCCTCCCATATCAGGAATGCCTCCTATGAATCCTCCACCTGTAGCACCCTTACCCACTGGAATGAAtgggtctggagcagcagtgaatATGAACAGCGGCTTGAATCCATTGTTTATTGGTCCCATGAATCCTGTAAATCCTATCCAGATGAATTCTCAAGGTAGTGTCAAGCCAATTCCAATCAATCCAGATGATTTGTATGTCAGCGTTCATGGAATGCCCTTTACTGCAACAGAATCTGATGTGAAAGACTTTTTCCTTGGGCTCCGTGTGGATGCAGTTCATATGCTGAAGGATCATGTAGGTCGAAATAATGGAAATGGACTAGTTaagtttttttctcctcaagaTACCTTTGAAGCACTGAAGCGAAACAGAATGCTGATGATTCAGCGCTATGTTGAAGTTAGTCCTGCAACAGAGAGACAGTGGGTAGCTGCTGGAGGCCACATAACTTTCAAGCAAACCATGGGTCCCTCTGGGCAGGCACATCCTCCTACCCAGGCTCATCCTAGGTCCAAATCTCCCACTGGACAGAAAAGGTCACGGTCGAGATCTCCCCATGAGCATggtttctgtgtttatttgaaAGGTCTTCCCTTTGAATCGGAGAACAAACATgtcatagatttttttaaaaagctggatATAGTTGAGGACAGCATTTATATAGCTTATGGACCTAATGGGAAGGCAATTGGAGAGGGGTTTGTTGAGTTTAGGAATGAAGCTGATTATAAAGCAGCTTTGTGTCATCATAAGCAGTACATAGGGAATCGCTTCATTCAGGTACATCCAATTACTAAAAAGGCAATGTTAGAAAAGATAGATACGATTCGTAAAAGATTGCAGAACTTCAGCTATGACCAGAGAGAAATCCTGATGAATGCGGAGGGAGAATCAGGCTTGCCAAAACTTTGTGCACATATATCTAATATTCCATACAATATaacaaaaattgaaatactTCAGTTTCTAGAGGGACTGGCAGTAGAAGAAAACTCTGTACAAATTCTTGTTGATAATAATGGACAAGGTTTAGGACAAGCACTGGTTCAGTTTAAAGCTGAAGATGATGCTCGTAAGGCAGAGCGCTTGCACCGTAAAAAACTGAATGGAAGAGATGTTAATTTGCGTTTGATAACTGTAGAAGAAATGAGAGATATTGAGAGAAACCCACCATCTCAAGGGAAAAAGATCCTGAAAATACCAATCCAGGGAAATGTGTCTGTGCCAGGACCACAGGGCCCTGGTGGGGATGAGCATGCCTTCTTGGGTGGAAATGCTAAAGAAGCAAATAATGGTCCTCCGTTCAATTTCCCTGGTAATTTCAGTGGGTCTGGCACATTTGGTCCCCCTTTGCCACCACCTGGAATAGGTGGCTTTCCTGATTCTAGACCGGGAATACCCACAGTTGCAGCTAGTGGTTTACCTGGTGCAGGTATTGAGGTACCAGGTTTTGCAGGTGGTCCGGCTAATTTGAGTGGACCAGCAGGTTTTGCAGGGGGTCCTCAGACATTTGGTAATGGTCCTGGCAATTTAAGTGGGCCCCCTGCCTTTGGTGCTGGTCCTCCAGCAATTGCTAGTGGTCTTGGACATTTAAGTGGACCTCCAGGGTTTGGACCTGGACCAGGAAACATACATATTGGTGGACCCCCAGGTTTTGGAACAGGGTCTGGGAAGCCAGGGCCAACTGTCATTAAAGTGCAGAATATGCCCTTTACTGTTTCGGTGGATGAAATTTTGGACTTCTTTTATGGTTACCAAGTGATCCCTGGTTCAGTGTGCTTAAAGTACAATGAAAAAGGCATGCCCACTGGAGAAGCAATGGTTGCATTTGAGTCTCGTGATGAAGCTATGGCAGCTGTTGTTGATTTAAATGACAGGCCTATAGGTTCCAGAAAAGTAAAACTTGTATTAGGGTAG